GCAGTGTCTGTTTCTCCCCTGCTGTCTGCGTGTTCAGCTCCGCCTTCATCTGTCGGTTCATCCGACATGGGCTACTCCTCCGCGGATGCGGACTCGTCGGGAAGAATGTGCAGCCCCGCGCGACTCTTTAGAACGGGGACCATCTCGGCCTCCGGATCGAAGTAGTCCGGCCGGGCGACGGTCTTCGCCTGGTAGGTCTCGGGGTCGAGCACCTGCACGGCGTTCTCGTCCTCGACGGTGACAACGGTGGTCTCCTCGGCGTCCTCGTGCTCGCCGAGTTTGCGCGCGTCGGGTGAGTTCCCCTCCTCGTAGCCCGCCTCGTAGCGCTCGCCGGTCGTCACGCGGATCCCCTTCAGGTTGCCGCGAGCGCTGCGGACCAGAACCGGCCCGTCGTCGTCGGCGTCGTCCGCGAGGTCGATCACGTCGCCGGGGGTGTACGGCGGGAGACGGACGGCGAAGGTGACGCGATAGACTTCGTTGCCGTCGGAGTCCTCGGTGACGAGAGTTTCGGCGTCGTTGACGGTGCCGCCGAACTCCTCGACCATCTTGTTTGAAATTTTCTTGCCGATCTTGTTGGTCGAGACCTTGATGTTCAGTCCGTCGTCGGTCTCGCCGACCTCGGTGACGAAGGCGTTGCGGTCGCCCGTCGCCTCCATGTCGGCGACGATGCTGTGGGCGATTTCCTTGGCGCGATCGGTCTCCTCGCTCGTCGGCGTGCGTCCCTCCGCGCGGATCTGGACGATGCTGGCGTAGTAGTCGCCGGCGATGCGGCCACAGCGCTGGCAGGTCTGGCGGGCGATCTTGACTGGGACCGTCACCTGCTCTTCGACTGGCGTGCCGCGGACGACACCCGTGAAGAAACAGTGCATCCGGATCGTGTTCTGGTCGACCTGTTCGGGTTCGACCTGCCAGGCGACGTCCTCGACATCGACGTGGACCGAGAGCGCCTCGCTCACCTCCTCAATCGCAATGTCCGTGTAATCCTGTGCGCCAACGTCAATCCAGCGGTTGCCCCGATACACGGCGCCACAGCGGGCGCAGACGCGGACGTCGATCCGATTCGGCGCGTCCACGAAGTCGAAATCCTCGAAGTAACACGAATCGCAGAGGTCGACCTCGCTGCCGGGACGAAGCGGATCGGCGGCGTCGCCCGACTCGTCGTCGGCCGATCGCTCGGGAACAGGGTCCCCACATCGGGGACAGAACGCGCGAGACTCACTCATTATCTCCGATTGGTGGCTGAAAGAGTTAAACGGCGCGCTCTGAACCCGGTTCGGAACGCACCGAACCGACACGTCGCGGTGCAGGCACTTCGTTACTCGCGTCGGTCAGTACCACCGCTCGCATTGCTTCCACCGCCGGCCCGTCGGCGGAGCCACTCGAGTGTCGCTCCAGCACCGAGGACGCCCGCGCCGGCGGTGAAGCCGGGCGTGCCGTCCTTGTTGTTGTCGTTGTCGTTCGAGTCGGCTTCAGATTCGGTGGATTTGTCGGCGGTTTCGTTGGTTCCGCCGTTTCCGTCGGCCGATCCGGTCGAGTTGTTTTCGGTCTCGTTGTCAGTGCCAGTGTCAGCGTCCGTGTCAGTGCCAGTGTCAGCGTCCGTGTCAGTGCCAGTGTCGTTGTCTGTGTCCGTCTCACTCTCCTCACTGGTGGTGTCCTCGCTCTCCTCCTCGCCCGCTGCCTCGTCTGTCGTATCGTCGGATTCGTCCCCACCCTCGTCGTCCGCCGTGTCCGCCTCCTCCTCGTGCCAGTCGTCGTTCTCCGAACGGAGCGCTACGAGCGTTTCCGAACTGGCGTAGACCGTCTCGTTCGCGAGTGCGATATGCGGAATGCCGTCCGTTCCGACCGACCACTCGATCTCACCGGTATCCGCGTCGAAGGCGTACACGCCGTCGTAGTGCTCTGGTACGTCGTCCTCGTCCGGGTCGTATCCAGCCCCGTCGAGCGTCAGTCCTGCATAGACGATTCCGTCGCCGACGGCTATCGAGGGGACGCGGTACGTGATACTGCTTGGATCCCAGCTTTCCTCGCCGCTGTCCCGGTCGTAGCCCCTGACATTGTGCGAGTCAAGGGCGTAGAACCGCTCGTCGGTGATTGCACCCGGATCGAACGTCGAGCGCTCGCTCGTGACCCGCCGCTCGCCGGTCTCCACGTCGTACAGCGTTGTGTAGCCAAGCGGCCACATCGAAGCATCGCCCGTGTCCACGCTGCCGATCGCCACGACCTCGTCCGTCGCGACCGGGTAGCTCGTCTGGCGCGGGTTCGGTTCCATGAACCGGCTGTATTCGTCATCACCGACGGGGTCGTCGACCCGCCAACGCTTGGTGCCGTCCTCGAGTTCGAACGCAACTGCATGGCTCTCGCTGACGGCGACGACGGCCCCGCCGCCGACGGCGACGGGCTGTTCGTACAGCGGTTCGTGCTCGTCAGTATCGGCTGTTGGTGTAAACTCCCAGGCGACCTCGCGCGGGTCGATGTCGAACGCGAACAGGGTCCCGTCACCGACCGTGAACGCGTAGTCGCCCGCGACAACGGGCGAGGCCAGCGCCCCGTCGTAGCCGAGATCGTGCTGACAGCAAATCTCGCCGTCGGCAGCGTCGATCAGCGTCAGGCGCTCGCCGCCGACCAGGACGGTGTCACCTCGCACCGCGGGCGTCCCGCTCGCACCAATGTTGTGGGTGGCCCACTCGAGTGCCCCGTCGGCTGCGTCGAGGGCGTGGACCTCGCCGTCGGTGGTGAGATAGACGGTGTCGTCGACGATCGCCGTCGGGCCGGCGTGTTCGTACTCCCAGGCGACGTATACTGGCGGCTCGGGTTCGGCTGCCGGCTCGACGACCGGGTTGTTTCCGGGAGTACCGCCGATCGATGGCCAGCCGGCTGTCTCGGTGACAGTCGTGTCAGCACCGACGGCTGAGTGAGTGGTTGTCGTCGACGCTCCTGTCGTGTCGGTGCCGGTCTCAGCGCTGGCACTCGACGTGCTCGCCGCTGCGAGTGTCGCACCGACTGTTGCGAGTCCAGTTCGCTTCAGCACGCGCCGCCGATCGTGTTCGACCATGGCGTGACGTGTTCGGTTGGGCACCTTCGCTATCCGGACGGTAGCACGGTTTTGCAGGGGAGAACGACCACGTCGTTGTATGGAGCTCTGTTTCACGCACTGAAAACTCGACACGAAACGAGGGGGTTCGCTGGGAACCGAAATCCTGTCTGACGGGCGTCAGACAGCGACTGGCTGTGAAATCGTGGTCTTTCCGTCTGCCGGTTTCCATCCGAAACGGAGGGGGTCAGATCGCGAGAATATCGGTCTGTTTTCGATCGAGGCACAGTTCGACTCGACGCGACAGTTGACCGTGAGGTCAGGATACTTATTTCCTCTGAGCACTTACAACAGCCTATGAACTGGCAGCCGGACTGGGGTCTTCGCGGCCGGATGTTCCTGACGATGTTCCTGCTGTTCGCGCTGTACATCGTCTTCGCAGCCGTCCTCACGCTCTACATCGGTGGTGGACTGTGGACGATCGCGATCCTGTTTGGTGGGTTCTCGCTCGTCCAGTACTACTTCAGCGACACGCTCACGCTTCGCAGCATGGGCGCGAAGGAGGTCTCGGCCGACGAGTATCCACAGCTTCACTCCTCGGTCGAACGGCTCTCTCAGCAGGCGGACCTTCCGAAGCCGACGGTCGCCGTGGTTGATTCGAACGTCCCTAACGCCTTCGCGACGGGACGCAACCAGCGCAACGCTGCCGTCGCAGTGACGTCTGGCCTGATGAACACACTCGATCGCGAGGAACTCGACGGCGTCATCGCCCACGAACTCGCCCACGTCAAGAATCGAGATATGATGGTGATGACCATCGCGTCGTTCCTCTCGACGATCGCGTTCATGATCGTCCGCTGGGGTGCGTTCTTCGGCGGAGGACACGGCCGCGGCGGTGGCGGCGGGAAAGGCGGTGGCGGAGTCCTCGTCGCGATCCTCGTCTCCCTCGTCGTCTGGATCATTAGCTACGTCCTCATTCGCGCGCTCTCGCGCTACCGTGAGTTCGCGGCCGACCGGGGGGCCGCGGCGATCACCGGCAACCCCTCGGCGCTCGCCTCTGCGCTCCTGAAGATTTCGGGCGAGGTCGACAAGGTTCCGGACAAAGACATGCGCGAGGAGGCCGAGATGAACGCCTTCTTCATCATCCCGCTGAAGTCCGGCGTCGTCGGTCGGCTGTTCAGCACCCATCCCTCGACGGAACGACGCGTCGAACAGCTTCGCGAGCTCGAACGGGAATTGACCACGGCCTGAGTGCCTGTAGCGCCGGCCGGCCGCGAGCGTGCGCCACCTTCGACCCCTTCGAAGCGCTTTTGACGCGTCCGGCGAAATGTTCGCTATAATGCTCGAGCGTGAGCGACTCATCGAACTGGTCGTCGCTGTCTCCTCCGTTCTCCTGATGCTCGGCGTCATGGCCAGCATCGGCACGAACTACGGTGGCGACGACGGAATTCTCACCCCTGACGGCGCACAGCTACTTGTCGGTGCGATCATCGGCTTCGTCTTCCTTCTGACTATCATCGGCATCGCCCTGGCGTTCGTCCTGAACGACCCCGAAGACGGTCTCGAAAGCGACGACGACAACGTCGAGACGGATACACCGGACGCGGTCTAACTGTCAGGGCTCGCGCTTTTGTACTGTTCGTCGTACTTCGCTATCTTCTGTCCACACTGTTCTCTCCGCCGTCGGCACATTTTTTAGTCACTGCGATAACATCTCCGTATGACCAGTTCCGATACCGCGGTTGAGATGACCGGATCATCCTCACAGCCGTCCCTGTTCGGTCAACTGGCCGTCCTCGCGGTCTTCGTACTGCTCGGAACCTCTGTCCTCGTCCGCTCGGCAGGGGCCGTCTCACCTGGGTCTGCCGTCGGACTCACCGTAATCCTCGCCGGCGTCGGCGTTGTGCTCCTCTGGCGACGCGCGACGAGCACAGCCGATGCTGGCGATCACGATTCAGCGCAGACACAGAACACAGACGCCACCGACACAGACACGCCACCAGACGAGTCGGACTCGAGTGTCTGGAACGCGATCCCTTCCTGGCAGTACGAGGGTCGCCACGTCGAGTCCGGCGGTTTAGCTCGCAGCGAGCAGGAGAAAGCGTTGCAGGATATTCAACAGCAGGCTGCCGAATTGTCGGAAGAACCCAACGAAAAGTAATCCGCTGTTCTGGCCGTTGCGGTATTCCCGGCTGCTGCCTTCTTCTGGCTGGTATTCTATTTCTGGCCGTTGGTGTCGGTTACGTCGCCGTTCTCACTCCCTGCATCGCCATCGTCGTCATCGTTATCGCCATCATCACTATCACTATCACTATCGCCATCACCGTCACCTTCCCGCCAGTCCTCGAGTTCGTCGTCGTCAGCGTCGTCGACGCGCTGCTCGTAGTAGGCCATCGGGTGCGGAATTCGCTCGCAGAGGTCGTCCTTGTTCACACAGTCGCCGTACGACTGCATCGTCGCACACGAGGGTGGTGAGTACTCCGTCGGTGAGGTCTCGCCCCGGATATGGTCGGTCTGGTAGCGCGTCATCTCCTCGCCGAACGAGGAGTTCACCCGATAGAGATCGACGATTTCGTCCGTCGTCATGCCGATACTCGAGAGGAAGGCCGTGATGGCAAACCGGGAGTGATGGGGCAGGTGTTCGCCCTTCTGGACCTGATCCAGCAGTGACTTCATACACGGCGGGAAGAGTTCGGGGACGACGGTATCGATCTCGCGCGTGAGGTCGAGATTGGCGAGCACCTCCCGAACGTCGTCGGCGGCATCCTCGAGTGGGTCACCGATCGTAGTGGGGACTTCGAAGGGGAGGCCGTCTTCGATTCGGTCGCGGATGGCTTCGCGCAGGAGGAGCAGGAGGTCATCTTTCTCGACGGGAACCTCGCCGTCGGACAGGGGCTGGTTGACGAGCCCCCATTCGTCGTCCCAGAGGTCGGCGGCGAGCGGGAGGTAGGTGCCGACGTCGATTCTGAATCGGTCGGCGTCGTCGGGGTCGGTTGCTGTCGTTGTGCCGGCTGTGGTTGTGCCGGCGTTGGTCCCGGTTCCGGAGCCGGCTCCGGTTCCGGTCCCGGTCCCGGTCCCTGTAGTCGCACTCGCCGACACGGACTCGGCGGTAACCGTCTCTTCGAGGTCGAACTCCGCGAGGAGTTCCGCGAGTTCGAGCCCCGTCGACTCGACGCTCTTGAGTTCGGTTGTGTTCTCGAGGTCGGCGGTAAATCGTTCGTGGGCAGTCTCGGCTTCGGCACGGGCGTATCGGCGCACGAGGACGCGTTCCTCGACCATCGAGACGAGGACGCGCGCAACTGGATAGGAGAGCAGTTCGGTGCGGGGGTCCCGGTGGGGCTCACCAATCTCGCCGTCTTCGAGCGCGGTAATCACTCGTTGTCGCGCGCGCTCGACGACTGCTTGCTCCTGCTCGACGACGGTTGCCAGATCGACCGTCTCCGTCGCCACAGTCTCGCGGGCGGCTTCGAGAAACGGGTATCGAGCGTGCAGTCGCTGCATCGGTAATGGGAAACTACTCTGATGGATTAAGTCCACTGATTGTCGCTGGCTTGCGACGGTGTCGGTATCCAATGATTACGGCCCGTTCTGATCGCGCTGTCTGATCACGTTTCCCGCCTTTCGTTCGCGTTTCCCGCCGTTTGTACAGGCGTGCGCCACCGTCGCACGGGCCGGAAGACGAGCCCCCAATTCAAGAGGATCCGACCCATTGTCTCGCCTATGCCACGGGCGACGCGGGACGGCGTGTCGATCTACTACGAGTTCGACGAGCGACCGATGGACGAGCGACGAACCGCGACACCTGTCGTCTTCCTCCAGGATCTGGGATACGGCCGATGGATGTGGCGCTGGCAGCGCGAGGCCGTTGCGCGCGAGTTCGGCGCACCCGTAATCGCGCCCGACCTGCGCGGCACCGGTCGTTCGGACGCCGGCCTCCCGCCGCTCGTTTCGCGCCTGCCGGGCCGACTCCGAACTCCACTGCTTCAAAACGTAGCGAGCTACTCGGTGTCTGGGCTGGCGGCCGACCTGGAGGCCGTCCTCGACGACGCCGGCGTCCACAGCGCCCACCTCGTCGGCTCGGGCCTCGGCGGAATGATCGCCCAGCAGTACGCCATCGACCACGACCGCGCAGCCTCGCTGACACTCTGCGGGACGACCCACGGCGGGGCGGACGCCGATCCGATCCCCGACGAAATACCCAGCCGGCTGCTCGCCGCCTCCGCCGGCGGGAGCGAGCGCCACCGCCTCCGCGAACAACTGCGCCCCGTCTTCACCCCCGCGTTCACCAACCGGAACCCGCACCTGATCGAGCAGCTACTCGAGTGGCGACTGGAACAGGATGCGAGTCGGCCGGCACTCGAGGCCCAACTCGGTGCGTTCCTCGGGTTTGACAGCAGCGCCGACCTGGACCGCATCGATGTGCCGACGCTACTCGTTCATGGGACGAACGACGAGGTCGTTCCCTGGTTGAACGCCAGGCTGTTAGAAGAGGGGATTCCAGATACTCGCCTCGAGGTAATCGAGGGTGGCCCGCATCTGCTTGGTGTGGAGCGTGCGGACGAGGTGACGGACGCGCTGTTGTCGTTTTTGGGGACCCAGGCGGCGGTCGAGGACGGGACGACGGGCACGGCCAGTGAGCGCTCACAGACCCGAGTCGACACACACGCCTAGTGCCTCCATCTTGGCTGCACGGCAGGCAGGTTCGGTAGCGCGAATCCGGCTTCAAACCGGCGGCGCGTCGACCGTATCGGCCTCGCCTCGAACGGTGATCGTTCCAGTACTGTTCAGCCCAACGTCGAACCCGGCGTAGGCGAACCAGACTTCCTGTTCGCCAGCCGCTGCGTTCGTCGCTGCGCGTTCGACAACCCGATCCAGTGCGTCCGGGTCGATGACGCGCAGCAACGGCGGCAAATCCTCGGGTGCAGTGTCTGTGAGCGCGGCAATCGTGAGGATAACGCGCTCGCTCGCGCTGTCTGTTGCCGGATCGAAACTGGTCGTGTACTCGAGTGGGGTCTGTGGTTGTTCGTGGTGCTGGTTCTGTTCTTGCTTCTGGCTGTCTCTCGCTTGCTCTTGCTCTTGCTCTTGCTTTCCACTTCGGTCTCGATCCGGTAGTACGGCGGAGTCGTCGGCATCGGGGGTATCGTCGCGGGAGGGCATGATCGTATCTGACACACCAGTACTGGACAGGTAACGACTATCCTGTCTCTGTGCAGCCTTTATGTCCGGCTTGATGGACTATCACCAATGGATCACGGTCAGCGGTGGGAGACGGAGCGGAGAGCGAGGAAGAATCGTGCCGGTTCCGGTTTCGGTTCCGGTGCCGGTACTAGTAGCCAGCGTCAGTGTCGATGCCGGTGGCAGAAACACCAAACCGGCATCGAAACGGTGGCTGACTCGATGAGAAAACAGCGTGGACTGGTTTCGGTTCAGTTCGGTTCAGTTCGGTCCAGTTCGGCTCAAACCTCGCCGAAAACCGCCTTCGTAGCGTTCGGGATCAGTCGCTCTGGATCCGCGGTGCGAGCATGTAGGTAACCTGGCCCTGCCCTTCCGCGAAGCCGAAGTAAATCTTGACCGGGAACTCTTCGCCCAACTGCAGCGTAACCTCGGTGTTCGAGGGAATCGCCTTGTTCATATCCTTCAGGTAGTCCAGACTGAACAGCGAGTGGGCCGGCCCGGCCTGCAGGTCGATCAGGTCCGCTTCAGTGAGTTCGAGGTGGACGTCGTCGGTGTCACCCTCTGCATCGACGTAGAACGAGTCGTCGCCGTCGTTGACACCCAGCGCGATATGGTCAGAGACCATATCCGCCGCCGTAACCGAGCGATTGACGTCTTTCCCTTCGAGAACGACCTCCGCTGGCAGGTCGAGTTCTGGAATGTCTGGCTCCTGGCGGATGCTGTCCGGATCGATGAGCGCGAGGGTGTACTCGAGTCCGTCGATCTGGATGTGGAGTTTGCGGGTCTCCTCGTCGAGTTCGAACTGGATGAGCTGGCCGGATTCGGCCATGCCCGCGATGTCTTCGAGTCGGGAGAGGTCGACGCCGATCAGCCCGCCGTCGGCCTCGTAGGATTCGAAGGCGGCCGCGTCGAGCGAGAGGTCGACCATCCCGACGTTTGCGGGGTCGACGGCTCGAATTTCGAGTCCGTCTTCCTCCAGGTGGATCTTACACTCGTCGACCAGCACGCTGATCGAGTCGAGCGCGCTGGTGAGCGTTTCCGCGCTCACGATGGCCTTAAACATATGAATCGGGCTACGGACGGTTGGCATAAAAAGGCACCCTTTCGGATGAGAACCGTTCCGGAAGTGGGACGCTCACGTGGCAGTAGTGTGTTACGTTGACGGTGGTGTGTTACGTTGACGGTGGTGTGTTACGTTGACGGTGTGTTACGTTGGCAGTGGTGCACACACGCCGCAAGCGGTGCACATCTCGCTGCCAGTGATGGATATCACGCTGGCTGCGGCCTGCTGACGGCGTCAGTCGTCGGCGTTATACACGTTCGTAATCTCGAAGCGAGCACCGCCGTCGTCGCTCTCTGTTACGGTTACGTCCCAGCCGTGGGCGTCGACGATATCCTGGACGATTCGAAGGCCGAGTCCGGTTCCGTCGGGGTTGGTCGTGTAGCCGGATTCGAAGACGGCTTCGCGTTTGTCCGGCGGAATTCCTGGCCCGTCATCCGCGACGAAGAACCCGTCCTCGAGTAGTCCGACCGTGATCGTCACCGTCTCCGTTCCGTCGTCGTTGTGAATGCCATGTTCGAGACTGTTCCCGAGAAGGTTCTCGAACAGCTGTATCAGCCGATTCTCGTCCGCCTGCACTGTCACATCGTCCGCGATCTGAACGTCGAGTGTTGCTTTCACGTGGGGTGGTGGATTCCAGGCATATTCGACGGCTTCCGTGATCGGGACAGCACTGCTGTCGTCGATGACGTTGCCAGCCCGAGCGAGCACCAGCAGGTCGTCAATCAGCGTCTTCATGCGCTGGTGGGCGGCTGCGACGTCGTCGAGAAACGAAACGTCGTCCGCTTCAGCTCGTGCCAGTTCGAGGTAGCCCATTGCGGCGGCGAGCGGCCCGCGGAGATCGTGTGAGACGGTTCCCGTAAACTCCGAGAGCCGCTCGTTCTGTCTGCGCAGTCGCTGCTCGGCGAGCTTTCGGCGGGTGATCTCGTGCTGGAACCCGACGAAGTACGGCGTCTCGCTGTTGTCGACCGGAGCGATCGTCACCTCGTTCCAGAACATCGTCCCGTCGCGCCGGTAGTTCCGAACTTCGGTCGTAATCGGTTCCCGCGCTTCGATTGCCGCTCGCATTCGGTCGACAGGCTCCTGTTTGGTCCGCTCGCCCTGCAGAAACCGGCAGTTTCGACCGAGAACCTCTGCTTCGGGATACCCCGTCAACTCGTAAAATTTCTCGTTGGCGTAGACGATCGGATTATCCGGCAGACTCGAGTCGGTTAGTACGATCCCAACCGGCGCTTCGTCCATCGCCGCGTTCTTGCGCTGAAGCTCCTCGACGGTGCGGGAACGCTCGACTGCGTTTTTAATTTTCGACGCGAGCAGATCGTACTGCGCCGTCCCGGGTTGCTTCCGAAGATAACCGGTTATCCCGTGCTGGATCGCCTCGCTTGCTATCTCTTCCGAGCCAGCGCCGGTGAAGAGAATTACCGGTATCGTGGAGTCCTCTTCACGGATCGCATCGTGCAGTTCGAGCCCCGACAGCCCTGGCATCTCGTAGTCGCAGACGACACAGTCGAACTCTCCCGTTCGAACTCGGTCGAGCGCTGCCGTCGGATCCGTTTCCGTCTCGACGACGATGGAACCGTCGAGTCGCTCGAGAACGGTCTCCGTGAGCGCGAGAACGACGCTATCGTCGTCGACACAGAGCACACGAATCTTGTCTGTCGCCGCCGTCATACTGTTCGTACGTGACTCTGGGGCTTGAAACTTCGAGCAGCAGTCTCGGGCCAGGACACCGACATACCGAGACGACACAACCTCACTCAGCACATATCAGTCAGTAGCGTTTAATTCGACGCGTAGCACCGGCTCCTCCTCGTCAGCTGTCGGGTGAACGACCGCTGCCTCGCCACCGTAGCGCTCGAGAAACGTCCGCACCAGAACCAACTCGATGTCGCTCCCCTCGTTCAGTTCGTCTACCGTTGCTTCGAGCACCGACGTCTCGAGTGCGGGGCCGAGGAGTTCGAACCCGGCGCTGATCGCACTCCCGCCCTCACTCCCACTCCCACTCCCACTTCCACTCTCCCCGCCGGTATCGGCGAGACGCTGGTCGCCCTCGATGTCTTTGCTCTCCGAATTCGGCCCCCGTTCGAGACGGCCGTCCGTCTCACGCTCCGCTCGGAACGGCCGCAGGACAACCCGCTGTTGTGACACGCCACTGCGTTCGACGAGCGTATGCACGACCGCTCGGACGACAATTTCAAGAAATCGGTCTGCCAGCACCTGAACGTCCGCTTCCGGTGTCGGATCACACTCGAACTCCACGTTGTCGTAGCGCGTTTCGAGCCGGTCGACTGCCATCTCGAGTACCGGCTCCAGCGCGACGGACCTGAGTACCGGATTCGGCGTTTCGATCGCCTGGACCATCGCGCCGATCGAGTCGGTGAGATCGACGATGTGTTCTCCCGCGTCGACGATCCGTGAGACGGTCCGCTGGGTGTCGGGATCGCTCGGCGAGAGCTCCGCCGCCCAACCCAGGATTACCGCGGCGTCGTCACGATACTCGTGGCGGACGTGCCAGTGGAGCAGCGCTAACTCGCGACGCTGGCGCTCGATTTCGGCGCGCTGGCGCTGGCGCTCGATTGCGTAGGCCACGGTCTGTCCGAGCAGCCG
The DNA window shown above is from Natrialba magadii ATCC 43099 and carries:
- a CDS encoding DUF7472 family protein — translated: MLERERLIELVVAVSSVLLMLGVMASIGTNYGGDDGILTPDGAQLLVGAIIGFVFLLTIIGIALAFVLNDPEDGLESDDDNVETDTPDAV
- a CDS encoding DNA polymerase sliding clamp, which gives rise to MFKAIVSAETLTSALDSISVLVDECKIHLEEDGLEIRAVDPANVGMVDLSLDAAAFESYEADGGLIGVDLSRLEDIAGMAESGQLIQFELDEETRKLHIQIDGLEYTLALIDPDSIRQEPDIPELDLPAEVVLEGKDVNRSVTAADMVSDHIALGVNDGDDSFYVDAEGDTDDVHLELTEADLIDLQAGPAHSLFSLDYLKDMNKAIPSNTEVTLQLGEEFPVKIYFGFAEGQGQVTYMLAPRIQSD
- the priL gene encoding DNA primase regulatory subunit PriL codes for the protein MQRLHARYPFLEAARETVATETVDLATVVEQEQAVVERARQRVITALEDGEIGEPHRDPRTELLSYPVARVLVSMVEERVLVRRYARAEAETAHERFTADLENTTELKSVESTGLELAELLAEFDLEETVTAESVSASATTGTGTGTGTGAGSGTGTNAGTTTAGTTTATDPDDADRFRIDVGTYLPLAADLWDDEWGLVNQPLSDGEVPVEKDDLLLLLREAIRDRIEDGLPFEVPTTIGDPLEDAADDVREVLANLDLTREIDTVVPELFPPCMKSLLDQVQKGEHLPHHSRFAITAFLSSIGMTTDEIVDLYRVNSSFGEEMTRYQTDHIRGETSPTEYSPPSCATMQSYGDCVNKDDLCERIPHPMAYYEQRVDDADDDELEDWREGDGDGDSDSDSDDGDNDDDDGDAGSENGDVTDTNGQK
- a CDS encoding alpha/beta fold hydrolase, producing MPRATRDGVSIYYEFDERPMDERRTATPVVFLQDLGYGRWMWRWQREAVAREFGAPVIAPDLRGTGRSDAGLPPLVSRLPGRLRTPLLQNVASYSVSGLAADLEAVLDDAGVHSAHLVGSGLGGMIAQQYAIDHDRAASLTLCGTTHGGADADPIPDEIPSRLLAASAGGSERHRLREQLRPVFTPAFTNRNPHLIEQLLEWRLEQDASRPALEAQLGAFLGFDSSADLDRIDVPTLLVHGTNDEVVPWLNARLLEEGIPDTRLEVIEGGPHLLGVERADEVTDALLSFLGTQAAVEDGTTGTASERSQTRVDTHA
- a CDS encoding receiver/sensor box histidine kinase, with product MTAATDKIRVLCVDDDSVVLALTETVLERLDGSIVVETETDPTAALDRVRTGEFDCVVCDYEMPGLSGLELHDAIREEDSTIPVILFTGAGSEEIASEAIQHGITGYLRKQPGTAQYDLLASKIKNAVERSRTVEELQRKNAAMDEAPVGIVLTDSSLPDNPIVYANEKFYELTGYPEAEVLGRNCRFLQGERTKQEPVDRMRAAIEAREPITTEVRNYRRDGTMFWNEVTIAPVDNSETPYFVGFQHEITRRKLAEQRLRRQNERLSEFTGTVSHDLRGPLAAAMGYLELARAEADDVSFLDDVAAAHQRMKTLIDDLLVLARAGNVIDDSSAVPITEAVEYAWNPPPHVKATLDVQIADDVTVQADENRLIQLFENLLGNSLEHGIHNDDGTETVTITVGLLEDGFFVADDGPGIPPDKREAVFESGYTTNPDGTGLGLRIVQDIVDAHGWDVTVTESDDGGARFEITNVYNADD
- a CDS encoding outer membrane protein assembly factor BamB family protein, which gives rise to MVEHDRRRVLKRTGLATVGATLAAASTSSASAETGTDTTGASTTTTHSAVGADTTVTETAGWPSIGGTPGNNPVVEPAAEPEPPVYVAWEYEHAGPTAIVDDTVYLTTDGEVHALDAADGALEWATHNIGASGTPAVRGDTVLVGGERLTLIDAADGEICCQHDLGYDGALASPVVAGDYAFTVGDGTLFAFDIDPREVAWEFTPTADTDEHEPLYEQPVAVGGGAVVAVSESHAVAFELEDGTKRWRVDDPVGDDEYSRFMEPNPRQTSYPVATDEVVAIGSVDTGDASMWPLGYTTLYDVETGERRVTSERSTFDPGAITDERFYALDSHNVRGYDRDSGEESWDPSSITYRVPSIAVGDGIVYAGLTLDGAGYDPDEDDVPEHYDGVYAFDADTGEIEWSVGTDGIPHIALANETVYASSETLVALRSENDDWHEEEADTADDEGGDESDDTTDEAAGEEESEDTTSEESETDTDNDTGTDTDADTGTDTDADTGTDNETENNSTGSADGNGGTNETADKSTESEADSNDNDNNKDGTPGFTAGAGVLGAGATLEWLRRRAGGGSNASGGTDRRE
- the htpX gene encoding zinc metalloprotease HtpX, encoding MNWQPDWGLRGRMFLTMFLLFALYIVFAAVLTLYIGGGLWTIAILFGGFSLVQYYFSDTLTLRSMGAKEVSADEYPQLHSSVERLSQQADLPKPTVAVVDSNVPNAFATGRNQRNAAVAVTSGLMNTLDREELDGVIAHELAHVKNRDMMVMTIASFLSTIAFMIVRWGAFFGGGHGRGGGGGKGGGGVLVAILVSLVVWIISYVLIRALSRYREFAADRGAAAITGNPSALASALLKISGEVDKVPDKDMREEAEMNAFFIIPLKSGVVGRLFSTHPSTERRVEQLRELERELTTA
- a CDS encoding DUF3995 domain-containing protein, with amino-acid sequence MTSSDTAVEMTGSSSQPSLFGQLAVLAVFVLLGTSVLVRSAGAVSPGSAVGLTVILAGVGVVLLWRRATSTADAGDHDSAQTQNTDATDTDTPPDESDSSVWNAIPSWQYEGRHVESGGLARSEQEKALQDIQQQAAELSEEPNEK
- a CDS encoding 60S ribosomal export protein NMD3, with translation MSESRAFCPRCGDPVPERSADDESGDAADPLRPGSEVDLCDSCYFEDFDFVDAPNRIDVRVCARCGAVYRGNRWIDVGAQDYTDIAIEEVSEALSVHVDVEDVAWQVEPEQVDQNTIRMHCFFTGVVRGTPVEEQVTVPVKIARQTCQRCGRIAGDYYASIVQIRAEGRTPTSEETDRAKEIAHSIVADMEATGDRNAFVTEVGETDDGLNIKVSTNKIGKKISNKMVEEFGGTVNDAETLVTEDSDGNEVYRVTFAVRLPPYTPGDVIDLADDADDDGPVLVRSARGNLKGIRVTTGERYEAGYEEGNSPDARKLGEHEDAEETTVVTVEDENAVQVLDPETYQAKTVARPDYFDPEAEMVPVLKSRAGLHILPDESASAEE
- a CDS encoding HalOD1 output domain-containing protein, translating into MPSRDDTPDADDSAVLPDRDRSGKQEQEQEQARDSQKQEQNQHHEQPQTPLEYTTSFDPATDSASERVILTIAALTDTAPEDLPPLLRVIDPDALDRVVERAATNAAAGEQEVWFAYAGFDVGLNSTGTITVRGEADTVDAPPV